The nucleotide sequence CAAAGCTATCGACACGCACGCCCGGCCCCGACGGCGGCTCGAACACGGCGAGCACGCCGCCGGTCGGATGCGTCGCGCCAGTCTCGTCCAGCGTCTCCATGTTGACGCGAAGCTGCATGGCATGGCCGCGCGGCTTCGGAATCGCTTCTTGCGACAGCCCGAGCGAGGCCAGCGAGGCGCCCGCGGCCGCCGCGAGCTGGGCACGGACGAGGTCGACACCGAGCACTTCCTCGGTGACGGTGTGCTCGACCTGGAGCCGCGGATTGGCCTCGATGAACGCGAAGCTGTCGTCAGCGTTGCCGTCGACCAGGAACTCGAACGTGCCGAGATTGTCGTAAGCGGCAGCGCTCGCGAGCTGCTTCGCCGCCTCGATGATGCGGCCGCGCAGGGGCTCGCTCAGCGAGGGGCTCGGCGCCACCTCGATCAGCTTCTGGTGCCGGCGCTGGACGGTGCATTCGCGCTCCCAGAGATGCGAGATGGCGCCATGGTGGTCGCCGATGATCTGCACCTCGATGTGGCGGGCCTGCCGGATCAGCCGCTCGGCATAGACACCGTCGAAACCGAACGCCGCCTTGGCCTCGGACTGGCAGCGCGCATAGGCCTCCGCGAGATCGGCGGCATTCTCGACGACGCGCATGCCGCGGCCGCCGCCGCCGGCCATGGCCTTGATCACGATCGCCGCATTGCTGCCGAGCGAGGCAAAGAACGCCGAAATCTCCCCCAGCGAGGACGGCCCGCTGGTGCCGGCAATGATCGGCACGCCGCAGCGCTTGGCGAGCTGGCGCGCCGCAACCTTGTCGCCGAACAGCTCGAGCGCCGCGACCTTCGGACCGACAAAGACAACGCCCGCGTCGGCGCACGCCTTGGCGAACGCCGCGTTCTCGCTGAGGAAGCCGTAGCCGGGATGCACGGCGTCGCAGCCGGCCGCTTTGGCCGCATTCACCACGGCTTCGATATCGAGATAGGCCCGCGCGCCGCGACCCGGAATTTCAATCGCCTCGTCCGCGACGCGAACATGCAGCGACAGCGCATCGTCGGCGGGATGGATCGCGACCGTCGCGATACCGGCGTCGGCCGCCGCGCGCGCGATACGGATAGCGATCTCACCGCGATTGGCGATCAGGAGTTTTTTGAACGACATGAGGTCTCTCATTCAGACTGCAGCAGGCAGGTTCGGACTGAGGTCCTGCTTCTTCACCTTGCCCGTCGCGGTCAGGGGCAAGGCTTCGATAATGCGCACCTCCGGAATCTTGTAGACGGCCATCCGCTCGGCGCACCAGGCGCGCAAGTCCTCCGCGGAGATGGTACCGACCGCCTCCGGCTTGAGCTGGATATAGGCCACCGGCACCTGCCCCTTGTCGGGATCATCGCGCCCGACCACACCCGAGCCCAGCACCTTCGGGTGCTGCCCGAGCAGCGCTTCGATCTCCGGCGGGAAGACGCTCATGCCCTTGACCTTCAGCATCTCCTTGCGGCGGCCGAGGAAGTGCAGGAAGCCGTCCTTGTCGATGGTACCGATGTCGCCGGTGCGCAGCCAGCCATCGACCAGCGACTCCGCGGTCGCTTCCGGCTTGTTCCAGTAGCTCTTGAGCAGCGACGGTGTACGCACGCGGATCTCGCCCTCCGCGCCGAGCGGCAGTAGCGCGCTGGTCTCGAAATCGGTGATCTTGAACTCGGCGCCGGGGACCGGCAGCCCGACGAAGATCGGCTGGTTGTTGAGATCGAAATCGTCGTCCTGGAAGCCGGCCGTGAAGGTGTTGGAGGTGTGGGTCTCCGTCATGCCCCAGGCCGCCTCCATCAGGATGGTGCCGGTGAGATCCTTCCAGCGCTTGCGATAGTCGGCGTTGAGCTTCTTGACGAAGGAGACGACGCGCACCTGTCTCAAGGACGACAGGTCGAACTCGCTCCACCGCGGATGGTCCATCAGCTCGACCGCGCCGTCGACCGGCATCGCCGTGATCGTGACCTTGTACTTGTCGATCGCGGCCATGGCGCCGACCGCGTCCCAGCGCGCCAGCAGCACCAGCGTCCCGCCGGAGAACAGTGGGAAAATCAGGCCGAAATTTTCGCCCGCGATCCAGAACTCCGGGAAGAACGACAGGAACACGCTGCTCTCGTCCGACTGGACAGAGATGCCGTAATTAGCGGCGGCCGTGTAGACCATGTCGCGATGGGTATGAACGCACCCCTTCGGCATGCCCGTCGTGCCGCCGGTGTAGTTGAGCGCGGCGACATCATCGAGGCCCGGCGACGGCAGCGGCGTAGGTGCAGACATTGCAGCAAGCGCAGGCAACAGGTCGGTGGCGCCGGGCACCGCCACGCGCGGCGTGCGGATCGAGTCCGGCACAGGGAATGCCGGCGCCGCCGGAACGACATCGGCAAAGCTCGTCACGATGATCTCGCGCAAACGGACTTCGCCCTTCACCTGCTCGACGACGGGCACGAGCTGGTCCAGCGCCACGATCACCTCGGCCTGAGTGTCATTCAACTCGTAGGACAGCTCGAAGGCACGGGACAGCGGACTCACCGGCACGTGGATCGCACCGAGCTTCAGGATGCCGAAGAACACGATGTGGAATTGCGGACAGTTCGGCAGGAACACCGCGACGCGATCGCCCTTGCGCACGCCCTTGGCCTGCAACAGCGCGGCAAAGCGGTCGCTCTGCCGGTCGAGCTCCGCGTAGGTCGTGACGTGACCGTAGAAGATCACCGCGGGCCGCTCCGGGCTGCGCTTCGCCCAGGCGCGCAGATATTCCGTCAGCGGAACTTCGCCGTGCAGATAGTTCGGCGAGCGCGGCATGCCCTTCGGCCAGGCCTTGTCCCACAGGCCGCGCAAGGTGGCGAGGTAGTCGTTCTCGTTGAGGCCTGCGCTCATGACGTCCTTCCCGTGTTGCTTTTCTTTTCGCGAGGGCACGCGCGATGCCGTCGATCGACATCGTTACAGGTCGAGCACGGCAGACTTCATGTCAAGGAAAACAGCGTTTCCGCATCACGGCCGATGCCGTGACGCGGAAAAAGCAACAGGGCGCGCCGAGAGCTTCGGTTATGCCGCGCGCACGCCGGCGACGAAGGCGCTGACCTCGTCCTGGAGCGACTGCAGCTTGTGCGTCAGCCGACCGCTCGATTGCAGCACGAGGCCGGCGGCATGGCCGGTCTCCGACGTCGCGTTGGTCACGCCGGAGATGTTCTGCGAGACCTGGTTGGTGCCGGACGCGGCCTCCTGCACGCTGTGTGCGATCGCCTGCGTGGCAGCACCCTGTTCCTCGACCGCGGCCGCGATCGACGAGGAGATCTCGTTGACCTCCATGATGGTCGCGCGAATGCTCTCGATGTTGCCGACGACCTGATGGGTCTCGGCCTGGATCGCCGAGATCTGCGCGCCGATCTCGTCGGTCGCCTTCGCGGTCTGGCTCGCCAGCGACTTCACCTCGCTCGCGACGACCGCAAAGCCCTTGCCGGCCTCGCCGGCGCGGGCCGCCTCGATCGTGGCGTTGAGTGCGAGCAGGTTGGTCTGCGAGGCGATCTGGTTGATGAGGTCGATGACTTCGCCGATCTTGTGCGCGGCGGCGGCAAGCCCCTGCACGGTGTCGTTGGTGCGCTGGCCGTCGGCGGCCGCCTTGTCGGCGACCTCAGCCGCCTGCGCGACGCGCTGGCTGATCTCGGTGATCGAGGACGACAACTCGCCGGCGGCGGAAGCCACCGTCTGTACGTTGCTCGAGGCCTGCTGGCAGGCGCTCGCGACGAAAGAGGCGCGCTCGCTCGCGCGGTTCGCGGTCTCCGACATGCCCTTGGCGGCCTGCTGCATCTCGCGCGCCTCGTTGAAGACGTCGCGGACGACTGCCTGGACACTCGCCTCGAACCTGCCGGCGAGATCGGCCATCGCCTTGCGCTTCTCGCCGTCGGCCTTGTGCTTCAGCTCCTCCTGCTCGGCGTGCATCCGGCGCACCGCCGAGGCGTTGTCCTTGAACACGGCGAGCGCCTTGGCGAGCCCGCCGACCTCGTCGCGGCGATTGGTGTAAGGCACCTCGAACGCGCTGTCG is from Bradyrhizobium sp. ISRA430 and encodes:
- a CDS encoding AMP-binding protein; this encodes MSAGLNENDYLATLRGLWDKAWPKGMPRSPNYLHGEVPLTEYLRAWAKRSPERPAVIFYGHVTTYAELDRQSDRFAALLQAKGVRKGDRVAVFLPNCPQFHIVFFGILKLGAIHVPVSPLSRAFELSYELNDTQAEVIVALDQLVPVVEQVKGEVRLREIIVTSFADVVPAAPAFPVPDSIRTPRVAVPGATDLLPALAAMSAPTPLPSPGLDDVAALNYTGGTTGMPKGCVHTHRDMVYTAAANYGISVQSDESSVFLSFFPEFWIAGENFGLIFPLFSGGTLVLLARWDAVGAMAAIDKYKVTITAMPVDGAVELMDHPRWSEFDLSSLRQVRVVSFVKKLNADYRKRWKDLTGTILMEAAWGMTETHTSNTFTAGFQDDDFDLNNQPIFVGLPVPGAEFKITDFETSALLPLGAEGEIRVRTPSLLKSYWNKPEATAESLVDGWLRTGDIGTIDKDGFLHFLGRRKEMLKVKGMSVFPPEIEALLGQHPKVLGSGVVGRDDPDKGQVPVAYIQLKPEAVGTISAEDLRAWCAERMAVYKIPEVRIIEALPLTATGKVKKQDLSPNLPAAV
- a CDS encoding cache domain-containing protein; translation: MIFSRISFKLVLIVAISLLGMIALAPIALSTLRAQMVADRQAQTQQMVDVGYGILAHYQKLESEGKLTREQAQAAAQAEIKSLRYDKVEYFWINDMTPKMVMHPIKPELDGKDLSAMKDPAGNALFMGFVDVVTKQGAGFYGYLWPKPGFDQPVPKISFVKGFAPWGWIIGTGIYLDDVGVTFRQNAMTFGLVCLAVLVLVLGASFVIGRSVTRPLAGITALTERLASGDSAFEVPYTNRRDEVGGLAKALAVFKDNASAVRRMHAEQEELKHKADGEKRKAMADLAGRFEASVQAVVRDVFNEAREMQQAAKGMSETANRASERASFVASACQQASSNVQTVASAAGELSSSITEISQRVAQAAEVADKAAADGQRTNDTVQGLAAAAHKIGEVIDLINQIASQTNLLALNATIEAARAGEAGKGFAVVASEVKSLASQTAKATDEIGAQISAIQAETHQVVGNIESIRATIMEVNEISSSIAAAVEEQGAATQAIAHSVQEAASGTNQVSQNISGVTNATSETGHAAGLVLQSSGRLTHKLQSLQDEVSAFVAGVRAA